A genomic window from Camelus ferus isolate YT-003-E chromosome 9, BCGSAC_Cfer_1.0, whole genome shotgun sequence includes:
- the TMEM150B gene encoding modulator of macroautophagy TMEM150B isoform X2, whose amino-acid sequence MWGYLSLLPVFLAFWAIAGIWTVFSLAVVHKSVNLTEGFPYISRCGNYPPESCVFSQVLNVGAAMAAWICILRYHQLRDWGVRKCPNQMILWTGLLCALGTSIVGNFQEKNQRPVHLTGSFFAFFVGVLYFWLQVLLCWRMKSLPQPGAPWLGPLRLVLCSLCSILIVTMVVLHVWLLRSASAACEWVAAMLLFILFGLFAVDFSSLGRCTLHLQPGPNSLSPPASPISLQVPL is encoded by the exons ATGTGGGGCTACCTGTCCCTGCTCCCTGTCTTCCTGGCCTTCTGGGCTATTGCTGGCATCTGGACCGT TTTTTCGCTTGCGGTGGTCCACAAGTCAGTGAACCTCACGGAAGGCTTCCCCTATATCAG TCGATGTGGAAATTACCCCCCTGAAAGCTGCGTCTTCAGCCAGGTGCTCAACGTGGGAGCTGCTATGG CTGCCTGGATCTGCATTCTCCGTTACCACCAGCTTCGGGACTGGGGGGTCAGAAAGTGTCCTAACCAGATGATCCTGTGGACGGGGCTCCTCTGTGCCCTGGGTACCTCTATAGTGGGCAATTTTCAG gagaaGAACCAGCGGCCCGTGCACCTGACGGGGTCCTTCTTTGCCTTCTTCGTGGGAGTCCTCTACTTCTGGCTGCAGGTCCTTCTCTGCTGGCGGATGAAgagcctgccccagcctggggctccttGGCTTGGGCCTCTCCGCCTGGTCCTCTGCAGCCTCTGCAGTATCCTCATAGTGACCA TGGTCGTCCTCCACGTCTGGCTACTGCGTTCAGCCTCCGCTGCCTGCGAGTGGGTCGCCGCCATGCTGCTATTCATCCTCTTCGGCCTCTTTGCCGTGGACTTCTCCAGCCTGGGTCGCTGCACCCTACATCTCCAGCCGGGCCCCAACAGCCTCAGCCCCCCggcctcccccatctccctgcagGTTCCGCTGTGA
- the TMEM150B gene encoding modulator of macroautophagy TMEM150B isoform X1, which translates to MKMSSSQDLLSHLCPAGGELQEGGAEGQCGRRQCHQGPTPNCLRKSLHQEGQWTRRPGSRSSRRQELGGILSWTLALLEHRQPHPTTQPSSPNLSPSPSLRTERARGSLTRLVPHLRDSKPKPWPQSLTLSFPCGARHVGLPVPAPCLPGLLGYCWHLDRKEKFPSKALYSLCCVPDLSFSLAVVHKSVNLTEGFPYISRCGNYPPESCVFSQVLNVGAAMAAWICILRYHQLRDWGVRKCPNQMILWTGLLCALGTSIVGNFQEKNQRPVHLTGSFFAFFVGVLYFWLQVLLCWRMKSLPQPGAPWLGPLRLVLCSLCSILIVTMVVLHVWLLRSASAACEWVAAMLLFILFGLFAVDFSSLGRCTLHLQPGPNSLSPPASPISLQVPL; encoded by the exons ATGAAGATGTCATCATCCCAAGATCTCCTTTCCCACTTATGCCCTGCCGGTGGGGAACTCCAGGAAGGGGGAGCGGAAGGCCAGTGTGGGAGGAGGCAGTGTCATCAGGGCCCCACGCCCAACTGCCTCAGGAAGAGTCTGCACCAAGAAGGGCAGTGGACCCGCAGGCCTGGTTCTCGGTCCTCAAGGAGACAAGAGCTGGGAG GCATTCTATCCTGGACTTTGGCTCTACTGGAACACCGACAGCCCCACCCCACGACACAGCCATCTTCCCCAAACCTCTCACCCAGCCCCAGTCTCAGGACTGAGAGAGCCAGAGGGAGCCTGACAA GGCTGGTTCCTCACCTGAGAGACAGCAAGCCTAAGCCGTGGCCTCAGTCCCtgaccctctccttcccctgtggAGCCCGGCATGTGGGGCTACCTGTCCCTGCTCCCTGTCTTCCTGGCCTTCTGGGCTATTGCTGGCATCTGGACCGT aaagaaaagtttCCTTCGAAAGCCCTCTATTCACTCTGCTGTGTCCCTGACCTCAGTTTTTCGCTTGCGGTGGTCCACAAGTCAGTGAACCTCACGGAAGGCTTCCCCTATATCAG TCGATGTGGAAATTACCCCCCTGAAAGCTGCGTCTTCAGCCAGGTGCTCAACGTGGGAGCTGCTATGG CTGCCTGGATCTGCATTCTCCGTTACCACCAGCTTCGGGACTGGGGGGTCAGAAAGTGTCCTAACCAGATGATCCTGTGGACGGGGCTCCTCTGTGCCCTGGGTACCTCTATAGTGGGCAATTTTCAG gagaaGAACCAGCGGCCCGTGCACCTGACGGGGTCCTTCTTTGCCTTCTTCGTGGGAGTCCTCTACTTCTGGCTGCAGGTCCTTCTCTGCTGGCGGATGAAgagcctgccccagcctggggctccttGGCTTGGGCCTCTCCGCCTGGTCCTCTGCAGCCTCTGCAGTATCCTCATAGTGACCA TGGTCGTCCTCCACGTCTGGCTACTGCGTTCAGCCTCCGCTGCCTGCGAGTGGGTCGCCGCCATGCTGCTATTCATCCTCTTCGGCCTCTTTGCCGTGGACTTCTCCAGCCTGGGTCGCTGCACCCTACATCTCCAGCCGGGCCCCAACAGCCTCAGCCCCCCggcctcccccatctccctgcagGTTCCGCTGTGA